From a single Stackebrandtia endophytica genomic region:
- a CDS encoding alpha/beta hydrolase: protein MSNATGTQQPLGIRVFHALAKEPDWSTLSAEELSALAETTNRKRSSPLARLITGFPERGVAIAWHEMTLPGRVLRVRVYRPARDRVQEEALPLVLHVHGGGFVGTAVQSDWINSHLAGVLPAVVVSVEHRLITSTIPLSAAIDDGYDVLEQLLRTAPDWGIDPSRVAVMGESAGAAVTALAAIRARRSGVSLRAQVLVNPCVDVTSTALDYPSMSEFGDTPTLTVEQMEYFRRLAVPEGTDAREVSALYSNDLSGLPPTLVVIPVLDPWADQGRAYAQRLRADGTSVQVAEHPRAGHGFLSTPSLVPAAKNARAGITEFLTGRLTG, encoded by the coding sequence ATGAGTAACGCGACCGGAACACAGCAGCCACTGGGCATCCGGGTTTTCCACGCGCTGGCGAAGGAGCCGGACTGGTCGACGCTGTCCGCCGAGGAACTGTCCGCACTGGCCGAGACGACCAACCGCAAACGGTCGTCGCCACTGGCGCGATTGATCACCGGATTTCCCGAACGCGGTGTCGCGATCGCCTGGCACGAGATGACGTTGCCCGGTCGAGTTCTCCGGGTTCGGGTGTATCGGCCCGCACGGGACCGGGTCCAGGAGGAGGCACTGCCGCTGGTGCTTCACGTGCACGGCGGTGGATTCGTCGGCACGGCCGTGCAAAGCGACTGGATCAACAGTCACCTCGCGGGGGTTCTGCCGGCGGTCGTGGTCTCGGTCGAACACCGTCTGATCACATCGACGATTCCGCTGTCGGCGGCGATCGACGACGGTTACGACGTCTTGGAACAGTTGTTGCGCACCGCGCCGGACTGGGGCATCGATCCCTCCCGGGTGGCCGTCATGGGGGAGAGCGCCGGTGCCGCCGTGACCGCGCTGGCGGCAATCCGGGCCAGGCGGTCGGGGGTGTCGTTGCGGGCGCAGGTACTGGTCAATCCGTGCGTCGACGTCACCTCGACGGCGTTGGACTATCCGTCGATGTCCGAGTTCGGGGACACCCCGACGCTGACGGTCGAGCAGATGGAGTACTTCCGTCGCCTCGCCGTACCCGAGGGCACCGATGCGCGCGAGGTCTCCGCGCTGTACTCGAACGACCTGAGCGGACTCCCGCCGACTCTGGTGGTGATACCGGTGCTGGACCCGTGGGCCGATCAGGGCCGGGCGTATGCGCAGCGGTTGCGTGCCGACGGCACGTCGGTGCAGGTCGCCGAACACCCCAGGGCGGGGCACGGTTTCCTGAGCACGCCGAGCCTGGTGCCGGCGGCGAAGAACGCCCGCGCGGGAATCACGGAGTTCCTCACCGGACGACTCACCGGGTAG
- a CDS encoding CE1759 family FMN reductase codes for MTRLAVVSGGLREPSSTRLLADRLEAAVRAALDDSTVTTEIIELRPLARATTDALLTGFPSQELEAAFEALATADGVIAVTPAFNASYSGLFKSFFDVLPEDTLAEVPVLIGATGGTERHSLVLEHAMRPMFSYLRAVVSPTGVYAATEDFGAQRETSPLEERIDRAAAAFTRMLRSCGKRERKDTWANDVSAMEQLLSNRPAPSD; via the coding sequence ATGACGCGCCTGGCGGTCGTCAGTGGCGGCCTGCGGGAACCCTCGTCGACACGATTGTTGGCCGATCGGCTTGAAGCGGCGGTTCGCGCCGCCCTCGACGACTCGACCGTCACCACCGAGATCATTGAGCTGCGACCGCTGGCCCGAGCCACCACGGATGCCCTGCTGACCGGGTTTCCCAGCCAGGAGTTGGAAGCGGCCTTTGAGGCCCTCGCTACCGCAGACGGAGTCATCGCGGTTACCCCCGCCTTCAACGCCTCCTACAGCGGATTGTTCAAGTCGTTCTTCGACGTGCTTCCCGAGGACACCCTCGCCGAGGTTCCGGTCCTCATCGGAGCCACCGGTGGAACCGAGCGGCACTCCCTGGTGTTGGAGCATGCGATGCGGCCGATGTTCTCGTATCTGCGCGCGGTCGTCTCCCCCACCGGGGTCTACGCGGCGACCGAGGACTTCGGAGCGCAGCGGGAGACCTCACCCTTGGAAGAGCGCATCGACCGGGCGGCCGCCGCCTTCACCCGGATGCTGCGTTCCTGCGGCAAGCGGGAGCGGAAGGACACCTGGGCCAACGACGTGTCGGCCATGGAACAGCTGCTGAGTAACCGCCCCGCACCGTCAGACTGA
- a CDS encoding TetR/AcrR family transcriptional regulator produces the protein MTGTTAAARPPGRPRSSVDAAVFAATRRTVHELGYARATVDRIAAEAKVAKTTIYRRWPSKGELITACLLDAFGPAPLDGDTREEVLTSAVRWAAAKIGEPGVGAAFAGVFTDAVNDPALRRVLSSRLQDPYRIALEEALNEPTQRVLFFIDVVVGTLLHRMGMTGEPMVDSDVDVLVDMILRVYRHAGG, from the coding sequence GTGACCGGAACAACCGCAGCCGCCAGGCCGCCCGGCAGGCCCCGCTCCAGCGTCGACGCCGCCGTCTTCGCCGCGACACGACGAACCGTCCACGAGCTGGGATATGCCCGCGCAACCGTCGACCGGATCGCCGCCGAGGCGAAGGTGGCGAAAACCACGATCTATCGCCGTTGGCCGTCCAAAGGCGAACTCATCACCGCGTGTCTCCTGGACGCTTTCGGGCCGGCGCCACTGGACGGCGACACTCGGGAGGAGGTACTGACCTCGGCCGTTCGATGGGCGGCGGCGAAGATCGGCGAGCCCGGTGTCGGGGCCGCGTTCGCGGGCGTATTCACCGACGCCGTCAACGACCCGGCACTGCGCCGGGTCCTGTCGAGCCGGTTGCAGGATCCCTACCGAATCGCCTTGGAGGAGGCGTTGAACGAGCCGACGCAGCGGGTCCTGTTCTTCATCGATGTCGTCGTGGGAACCCTGCTGCATCGCATGGGCATGACCGGCGAACCGATGGTCGACTCTGATGTCGACGTACTGGTCGACATGATCCTGCGGGTGTACCGCCACGCCGGCGGGTAA
- a CDS encoding CE1758 family FMN-dependent luciferase-like monooxygenase — MQFGIFTVGDVTPDPTNGTTPTEHDRIQATVRIAQKAEEVGLDVFATGEHHNPPFVPSSPTTLLGFIAARTERIILSTSTTLITTNDPVKIAEDFSVLQHLAEGRVDVMLGRGNTGPVYPWFGEDIRQAVPLTVEKYGLLRRLWREEVVNWKGEFRTPLQGFTLAPQPLDAVPPFVWHGSIRTPEIAELAAYYGDGFFANHIFWPASHTKKMVELYRRRYAHYGHGEERQAIVGLGGQVFMRKNSQDAVREFRPYFDEAPVYGHGPSLEEFTAQTPLTVGSPQEVIDRTLGFRDYVGDYQRQLFLLDHAGLPLKTVLEQLDLLGEEVVPVLRREFAVGRPDDVPDAPTHANLLAKRDAEDSDADASNGERS; from the coding sequence ATGCAGTTCGGGATCTTCACGGTGGGCGACGTAACCCCCGATCCGACGAACGGCACGACGCCGACCGAGCACGACCGGATTCAGGCGACGGTGCGCATCGCCCAGAAGGCCGAGGAAGTCGGTCTGGACGTGTTCGCCACCGGGGAACACCACAATCCCCCCTTCGTTCCCTCCTCCCCCACCACCCTGCTGGGCTTCATCGCGGCCCGAACCGAACGCATCATCCTGTCGACCTCGACGACGTTGATCACGACCAACGACCCGGTCAAGATCGCCGAGGACTTCTCCGTCCTGCAACACCTGGCCGAGGGTCGTGTCGACGTGATGCTGGGGCGCGGCAACACCGGCCCGGTCTATCCGTGGTTCGGTGAGGACATTCGGCAAGCGGTGCCGTTGACCGTCGAGAAATACGGACTACTACGGCGACTGTGGCGCGAGGAGGTCGTCAACTGGAAAGGCGAGTTCCGCACGCCGTTGCAGGGCTTCACCCTGGCGCCGCAGCCACTCGACGCGGTTCCACCGTTCGTGTGGCACGGTTCGATCCGTACCCCCGAGATCGCCGAACTGGCCGCCTACTACGGCGACGGTTTCTTCGCCAACCACATCTTCTGGCCGGCCTCGCACACCAAGAAGATGGTCGAGCTGTATCGCCGACGTTACGCCCACTACGGACACGGTGAGGAACGACAGGCCATTGTGGGCCTCGGTGGGCAGGTGTTCATGCGGAAGAACAGCCAGGACGCGGTGCGGGAGTTCCGCCCCTATTTCGACGAGGCACCGGTGTACGGACACGGCCCGTCCCTGGAGGAGTTCACCGCACAGACTCCGCTGACGGTCGGGTCTCCCCAGGAGGTGATCGACCGGACCCTGGGCTTCCGCGACTACGTCGGGGATTACCAACGTCAACTGTTCCTACTCGACCACGCCGGACTCCCGTTGAAGACGGTTCTAGAACAGCTGGATCTTCTCGGGGAAGAAGTGGTACCGGTGCTGCGACGCGAGTTCGCGGTGGGTCGTCCCGACGATGTACCGGACGCACCCACCCACGCCAACCTGCTCGCCAAGCGCGACGCCGAAGACTCCGACGCCGATGCGTCGAACGGAGAACGATCATGA